The Deinococcus hopiensis KR-140 sequence GGACCGCTCACCTGAGCCCTTTATCAGCGGCTTGCCCCGTGCCGCCGCCGCCGAGGTCTACCGCCGCTACGAGGCGCGCAAGAAGGGCCAGAACGCGATTGACTTCGGCGACCTGATTACGGAAACGGTACGGCTCTTTCGGGAAGTGCCCGGTGTGCTCGACCGGGTGCAGGACCGAGCCCGCTTTATTCATGTGGACGAGTACCAGGATACGAACAAGGCGCAATATGAACTGACGCGGCTTCTCGTAAGTAGAGACCGGAATTTGCTTGTGGTAGGCGACCCTGATCAGTCGATATACAAATTTCGAGGTGCGGATATTCAAAACATCCTCGACTTTCAAAAAGATTATCCCGATGCCAAGGTGTACATGCTGGAGCACAATTACCGTTCCAGTGCCCGCGTGCTCGGACTTGCCAACAAACTGATCGAAAATAATTCAGAGCGTCTGGAAAAGACGTTGCGGGCCGTCAAGGAAGACGGTCACCCCGTGATGTTTCACCGAGCCACCGACCACCGTGCGGAGGGCGACTTCGTCGCCGAGTGGCTGACACGCCTACACGGGGAGGGCCTCAAGTTTACGGACATGGCGGTCCTGTACCGCACCAATGCGCAGTCCCGCGTGATCGAGGAGTCGCTGCGCCGCGTGCAGATTCCGGCGAAGATCGTGGGTGGCCTGAGCTTTTATGATCGGCGTGAGATCAAGGACATCCTCGCCTATGCCCGCCTCGCCATCAATCCTGAAGACGACGTGGCCCTGCGCCGCATCGTCGGGCGGCCCAAGCGTGGAATAGGTGATACGGCGCTGGAGCGGCTGATGGAGTGGGCGAGGATCAACGGGACTTCCCTCCTGACCGCCTGCGCCCATGCCCAGGAGCGCAACATTCTGGACCGGGGCGCGCAGAAGCCGGTGGAGTTCGCCAAACTCATGCACGAGATGAGTGAGGCCGCCGACAATTACGAGCCCGGGCCTTTCCTGCGCTTCGTCGTGGAACACAGCGGTTACCTCGACCTGCTGCGCCAGGAAGGGCAGGAGGGCCAGGTGCGGATGGAGAACCTCGACGAACTCGTCAACGCTGCTGAGGAATGGTCGCAGAGCAACGAGGGCACCATCGCGGACTTCCTCGACGACGCTGCCCTGCTTTCTTCTGTGGACGATATGCGCGCCGGACGCGAGAACAGGGACGTGCCCGAGGACGCCGTGACCCTCATGACCCTGCACAACGCCAAGGGCCTTGAATTTCCCGTGGTCTTTATTGTGGGGACCGAAGAAGGTCTGCTGCCCAGCAAGAACGCGCTTCAGGAGCCCGGAGGCATCGAGGAGGAGCGGCGGCTCTTTTACGTGGGAATCACGCGGGCGATGGACCGCCTGTTCCTGACCGCCGCGCAAAACCGGATGCAGTACGGCAAGACCAACAGCACGGAGGACAGCCGATTTCTGGAAGAACTCGGGGATGGCTTTGATGCGGTGGACCCCTACGGGCAGGTTATCGACTACCGCGCGAAGACCTGGCGCGAGTTTCGCCCCGACGTGCTCACCCGGGCGAGCGCCGTGAAAAACACCAGTCCGATGACTGAAGGGATGGCCTACCGGGGCGGCGAGAAGGTGCGGCACCCCAAGTTTGGGGAAGGTCAGGTGCTTGCCGTGGCGGGCGTGGGAGACCGGCAGGAGGTGACGGTTCACTTCCCGACGGTGGGGGCCAAGAAGCTGCTGGTGAAATTTGCGAACCTGACGAAGATGTAGGGGCAGGGCGTGGAAAGGTCTGGGCCGCAAAACGGTTTTCAGGTCCGCAGGCTCAGAACCTTTTACAGCATTTGTCAAAAAGAAGTTCCCTTTTTGACCGAGCAGGGCGAGTGAAAGTGAACGATCATCGGGGAGAATGGAACCGTGAGGGGCGCCCTTCCACTCGCGGCGGAATTCAGATAAATACTTTAAAGCCTGGTCGCCCAGTACGGGCAGGCGGTTCGGTCTAATGAGAATCTTGACCTTGCGGCTTAGGGCGTTTGCCAAAAGGAGGACTTCTTTTTGACCGAGCAGGGCGAACTTGAATGCGCATGGAGGAGAATGGTGCCGTGAGGAATGCCCTTCCACGCGCGGCCCAATTCGGACAAATGCTCTAAGTCCTGTTTGCAGACGCCACCTCAGCGGCCTGCCTGAATGGTCGGTCCTGACATATGCTGGGCACGGAACTTATGGCGTGTGGCCCGAGGTTACGCTGCCACTGTGGTAAGGATTTCAGCTCATCCGTGATGAAATCACGGGCCAACCCGAGCAGAGCGAGCAGGAAAAACGGTGATGGAGAGGCGCGGAATCGCCGGAGCGAAGCGGAGGATCCGGAAGCCGTATGAGCTGTGCGTCACCGGGACGGGAGGAGAGGCTGGGCGCCGTGTGGCTGGACGCCGGCGAACGCTATTGCGTGGGGAAAAGTCCGTCGTGGGAAGCGATGACGCTTTGGCAGTTCCGCGTGCTGAATGAACACCTGCTTGGTTTGGTCTCCAAGGTCAAGGTGGGGCGATTCTCACCCTCTCCGGTTGAGTGGCCCTCCGACGGGGTCTACCGAAAGACCCGGGTGTCAACCTCCATCTCGGTAGAGGGTGCCTTTGAACCGGGCTTCGGTTGGCCCCGCTCCACCCGGTGAAGCACCTCGCCCGGTCCCACCTTCAGAAACTCGGTGAGGGCGAGGGGGTAGACGGGTCGGCTGGCCGCCTCGGCGATGGGCACCCATTCGCACCAGACGTCTGGATTGTCCAGCACACGAAAGCGCTCCTCGGACAGTTCGGTGGGAGCTTCCATGCGGAAGTAAAAGCCGATCTCGTGCTGGCGCTTCTCAGGCGGGCCGAAGAAGTTCTCCAGTACGCCGACGAGCCGCATCGTCCCTGCGGGGAGGCCAACTTCTTCCTGCCACTCGCGGGCAGCGCAGCTCAGCACGTCTTCCTCCGTTGCCAATGCGCCGCCCGGCAGAAACCAGAAGTCGATGTGGTCCTCGGTGTTCGCCAGCACCCGGTCCCCGCGCACGCAGAGGATGGCGACGCGCACGCTGAATTTGACATTCCCGAGGGGCAGACGGATATCGGTCATGGGCGCAGTCTGCCCTGGAGGGACGGCGGGGGGCATCCTGCTTTTGGCGGAGGGGGTCAGGGTTCCTTTTGCAGCAGGATGCTCTTGAGGTACAGACTTTCGGGCACGCTCAGCAACTGGGGATGGTCGGCGGGCTGGTAGGTCACCGCCACCACTTCTGCGCCGCAGTTCGCCTCGCCCGCCGCCACCCGCGCGGCGTCGAGCAGGTCGTCCACCCGGATGTAATGCGCGCAGGTGCTGATCAGCAGGTGCCCGCCAGGCCGCATCATCCGCAGGGCGTGGGCCGCCCCGTCCGTAAAGATGCGTTTGGCGCGCGGCACGTCGTCCTTGCGTTTGGCGAGGGTGGGCGGGTCGAGCACCACGGCGCCAAAGGTGCGCTTCTCGCGTTCGAGGGCCCTCAGTGTTTCCAGCGCGTCGCCCCAGCGCACACCCACCTTGACACCGTTCTCGCGGGCCTCGCGTTCCAGTACGGCCAGGGCCTTGTCGTCCTTGTCGAGGGCCACGGGCACCGCCCCCGCCCGTGCGGCGTGCAGGCTGAAACCCCCAGTGTAGGAATAGACGTCCAGAAAGCCCTCGCCCAGCTGTACCAGGGAGCGCATCAGGCGGCGGTTGTCGCGCTGATCGAGAAAAAAGCCGGTCTTCTGCGCGTCCATGGGCGCAAAGTGCAGGGCGAGGTCGTCTTCGTGAAAGGTCACGCGCTCCGGCACATCGCCCCACAGAACGCCGGTGTTCAGCTCCAGCCCCTCGCGGCGGCGCTCGCCCGTGTCGCTGCGCTCGAAGGCCGCGGCCGCGCCCGTCTCCTCGCGCAGGGCCCGCAGGACCAGGTCCCGGTGACGCTCCACCCCGGCATTGCGCAGCTGGACGCTTAGGACGTCGCCGAATCTGTCGGCCACCACGCCCGGCATGCCGTCGGCCTCCGCGTGGAGCACGCGCATCGCGTCGGTCCCGGTGATTCGCCCCGCCCGGCGTTCCAGCGCCCGGCGAACGCGCGAGCGGTAGAATTTCAGGTCAATGTCCTCCTTGCTCCACGTCAGCATTCGCAGCGGCGTCGCACCCTGGGGGTTGAAGTAGCCCAACCCGAGCAGGGCGCGGTCCGGGGCACGGACCTCCACCACCTCGCCGGGGAGGATGCCCGCGTCCGCCTCTCCGATGTCTCCGGTGTGGCCGAACGGATACCGCCCGGTGATGCGCCGCACCGCGCCGGGTTTCAGGGTCACGCTGGCCCGCTTGCTCGCCTTCGTCATGTCCGCAGGGTAGCAGGGGGACGGTCCTTCTCCTGACGGCCCACCCCACCGCGGCCGCCGCAAGTGGCATGCTGAGGCCGCCTCACCATGACCCTACCTGATCCCAGCATCCTCGTCCGAGCCCTGACCACCGATCCACCCCAGATCGGGCCTGAAGACGTGCCGCACCTGCTTGCTGCGGGGCTGGCAGGGCAGGTGCGAATGCGGCTACCGCAGGACCATCCCCTGCGGGCAGCTTTGCGGCCCGGTCAGCTGGCCCTCGGCGCGCGGCACGCCCTGATTCGCGCCGAGGTGCGGCTCCTGCTGGCCGCCTGGGCACGGGAGGGTATCCCGGCCATGCTGTTCAAGGGCTTCGCGCTGGCCGAGTTCGAGTACGGCACGCCGGGCGAGCGCTTTTACGGGGACGTGGACGTCCTGATTCCCGAAGACCCCACCACCGTGATGAGGGCCGTTCATATCGCCATTTCGCACGGCTGGCGCAGCGATGGGCAGCACGCCGCGCCAGAGCGCTGGACCCACGAGAGCGCGCACCTGTTCAGCCCCGGGGGACAGGTGCGGCTGGACGTTCACCGCTTCGCCGTGGGCTGGGTCTCCGGCACCCAGGAGCGGGTGCGCCGGGTCACGGCGGCGCTGTGGGCGAAGGCGGGAGCGGTGGACTGGGCGGGGGTGCCCGTCTGGCGGCCCGATCTGGTGGACGCGGTGGTCTTCAACCTCGCGCTGGGTCGGCAGTGGAGCGGGGACGTGGGTGGCCTCAAGCCCGCCGACTACGCCGATCTGCAGCGGCTGACGGCCCGGCACGCCCTGACGGGGACGCAACTGGCGGCCCGGGCGCGAGAGGTGGGAGCCACGCATACCTGGGCCGCGTTCCGGGAAGCGTGCGATCCACTGGAGCGGCACTTCGCGCTGGGGAGCCCAGACGTGGGCCCCACGCTGGTCCGTGCAGTGCAGCGCGACGGCCTGCTGGGCCGGCGGGCGGTCTGGCAACGGCGGCTGATCCGGCTGCCCCGCCTGCTGCGCTGGCTGCCCCGCCTGCTGCCCGACGCGTTCGCCGCCTGGTGGGCGGTCCGGTCCGGGGGCGACCCCCGCGTTCCCCTGGCCCGCTGGACGCCCGCGTCCCCCCCGCGCCCGCTGGCGCTGGCCGAGGTGCAGGACGCTGTGCTGGCGGCGGGATGGCTGACCCGGCTGCTGTATCCCCGGCAGTCGAGGGTGGGGACCTGCGTGCCGCGCGCCTACACCACCTACCGGGCGCTGCGCCGCCTGGGCCACCCGGTGGTGTTCGTCAGTGGGGTGGCCCGCACGTCCCGGGGCATTCAGGGGCACGCCTGGGTGGAGGACGCGCACGGCACCATCGACGCTTACGAGGAGCCCCTCAACCGCGAGCGCTTTCCCGAGGTGTTTCACTTTCCGGCCGGAGAGCGCTGTCCCTGAGGGGGAGAGTCAGGGGTGGCCCGGAATCCGTTTCTCTACGTCTCGCCCTGCTCGGATTGAATCCCTCCGCAGACGGTTCAATCCGAGGCAATATTGAGGTGCGTCCGCGTCAGCTCCAGCGCGTCTTCCCGCGCCGTGCCCAGCACCGGGAGGTGAGGCAGCAGCGCCGTGACGCCAGCTGCCGACCTCTGCCTGCCCGTCATTGTGAGCGGCACGCCCGTTGCCTCCCAGAGCGCGCGGACCCGTTCGGCAGCGGTGGGGTGGGCAGGCAGACCGAAGGCGAGCAGGGCCGAGAGAACCGCCTGCCCGCCCGGACGGGTCAGGGGCAGCAGGAGTTTGCCGTGGACATCGTGCCCAACGGCCTGGGGCAGCAGGTGGGGGGCAAAGCGGCGCACGCTGTCCTCATAGGCGCGCAGGTGGGTGTCGAAACCGACGGTGCAGCGTTCCGGGCTGACCCAGGCGTGGTCCTCGGCCAGGACCTGGAGCCCGGTCCCCGCGAGCCGCAGGGCCGCCGTGCTCTTGCCCGCGCCGCTCACGCCCGTGATCGCCACCGCCCGTCCAGCGTGGGCGAGGACCGAGGCGTGGAGCGGTAGCCAGCCGCCCGCCCGGTGCGCCTCCACGAAGGCGAGCGTCCAGGCGGCCTCGGAGGCGTCCGGGGTCACCGTGATGGTCGCGCCGCGTTCCCGGACCTCCAGATGCAGTTTCTCGCCCAGCCACAGGGCGTCGCCGTCCGCCCAGACGGAGAGGGTCTGATCGGCAACGGCCACCGGAGTGGGAGAGAGGTGCGGCACGGCGGGAACAGGGCCCTGAGCAATCTGGAGTTCACGCTGGAGGGGTCCACCCGCGCTGTACCCCCAGCGCCCACGCAGCGCGCCCAGCAGGGCGGCGTCCAGTCCGCTCGCCGTGACCCTCGCGTTCAGGCTGGTCCAATCCCGGGTCACGTCCGGCGCACCACGCCCCGAGCGGCGAGCTCCGCGAGCAGGGCGCGGGCGTCCGCCTCGGCCTGGGTGATGTCGACCTCGAAGGCGGCGCAGAGGGCCGCCACCACGGCCTCGGGGGTGCCGGGCAGGGCCAGCCACGCAGCGCGGCCCGTGGCGTTGAGGCTGAACATCAGGCCCTGACCCGCGTGCATCAGGATCAGCTCGTCACCCAGATCGGTGACGAGGACGTCGGGGTCCGTTTCCCACATACCCGGCAGGGTAGCGTGCCGCGCCGGAAAGCGGAACGCGGTGGGCGCGGCAGAAACAGGCCTGACAATTTGTCCCCTATACTGCGGCGGCCCCAACACCCAGAACGCCCGCACCCGCCGGGGTGTTCTGCATGTCTGCAAGATTGTGCCGGCCCCAAGACCCCGAGGAAATGCCATGAAATCTGACGCCCACCCCATTGTTCCCCAGCCTGCCCCCCCCACCCCCCGCTCGCCCTATACCCCCCCGCGTGTGGCGGTCCTGGGGCCCTGGCAGGCCGTGACCCTGCTGTACACGGTGCCCATTGCCCCGGGGGGGCGGTCCGTCTTCCCGCCGGATTCGCACTTCTGATGCCCTGCCTCCCCCTCTGCGCTCCAGGAGCCACGACATGACCCGATCCGCACGCAAGACGCCCTTTACGCCCCACCGGTCGCTGCTCGCCGGACTGCTCGCCCTGGCCTCCTGCAGTCAGGTGCCGCAGGTTGCCGTGCCCGCTGCGCCCGCCATCCCCACCCGCGCACCCCTGAAGAGCCTGGGCGTGTACGAACTGAGCGTCACCGGAGCGAACACCGCCAGCCCCTCGGCGACCATTCGCCCAACCGGGCTCCAGGGACAGGCGCAGGAGGTGGGCGGCCTGACCTTCGCCCCGGTCTCCTTCGGCACCTTTACCGACGAGGCCACCCGCACCCGCCACCTGCGCGCGACCTTCCGGGTCACAAACGGCTCCGGCCAGGCGCTGACCGCCCCCGCCTATATCCCGCTGGACACCGAGGGCACGGGCGCTACGGTGGGCAACACGCCCTTCCTCGGCGTGCAGTATTTCGACGGCTCGGACGCTTCTGCGCGGGCGGGCGACATTGCCGTGGATACGCCCCGGCGGGTGAACAGCGCCACGGGCGCGATCGAGGCTGATCCATCCGCCACCCCGCTCGTGGGCAACCTGAACGCTGGAGACCTGCAGGTGAGCGTGCCCGCCGGGCAGCAACTCGCGGGCGTGGCGCACCAGGGCTGGCAGGGCGGGGCCGTGGCTCCCGGGGGCGAGCAGGTGGTGACCTTCGCGGCCAAGGTTCCGATGGCCGCCTCATCCGCGCAGGACCCCTTCGCCTTCCGGCTGGTGTTTAGCGTGGCGGACAACCCCGGCACCCTCTCCCTCACGAATGTGGCGGACGTGCAGGGCACCACGGCAAGCGGCGACGCGCCGAGTCCCCTCGCCGGACAGGGCGTGACGGTGGAGGGCGTGGTCACGCTCGTCGCCCCCGGCCTGAGCGGGTACTTCCTGCAGGAAGAGGGCCTGGACGCGGACGGAAAGGCCGACACCAGCGACGGCCTCTTTGTGTTTTGCGGCCAGAGCTGCCCCACCCTCAGCGCCGGGGACCGTGTGCGCGCCTCCGGGACGGTGGCCGAGTTCCGGCGGTCGTACACCTACAACAAGGGTCAGCCCAGCGAGGTGGTGGTGACGGCCCCCGCCGCCGTCACGCAGCTCACGAACACCACCACCACCCTGCTGGCGAGCGGCAATGCCCTGCCCGCTCCCGTGGTCCTCGCGCCGGACGCACCCGAGGCGGACCGCGAGCGGTACGAGGGGATGCGGGTACGGACCACGGGTGTGGTGACGAACAACTTTCCCCTGGGCCGCTTCGGCAGCGTGGATCTGGCGACGGCCCGCATCTCCAATTACACGCAGCTCAACGCTCCGGACAAAACGGGCTACGCCGCGTTCCTGGCCGACCTGCCCAACCGGGCGCTGCGGGTGGACGACGTGAGCACCGCGCAGAACCCGGCGGGCGTGTTTGGCCGCGGGGGGCAGCCCCTGAGCGCGGGCAACACCCTGCGCGGCGGAGACACCGGGGACGTGACGGGCGTGCTGCACTACGATCACGACGGCTATGGCAACCGCAGCGGCAGCGCCTTCGCCTACCGCGTGGAGGCGCAGAGCGCGCAGTTCACGCCCACCAATCCCCGCCTCAGCACGCCCGAGAACGTGGGGGGCAGCCTGCGCGTGGCGAGCATGAACGTGCTGAACTTCTTCACCACGCTCGACGGCACCGGCAACACCTGCACGGCGGGCGGCACAGGCTCGGGGGGCACCACCTCCGGCCAGGCCCCACGGGGCGCGAACACCTG is a genomic window containing:
- a CDS encoding ATP-dependent helicase; amino-acid sequence: MTLAPDLPDSPLLSQLNPNQAQAANHYTGPALVIAGAGSGKTRTLIYRIAHLINHYGVDPGEILAVTFTNKAAAEMRERAKHLIHGADRLWMSTFHSAGVRILRAYGEHIGLRRGFVIYDDDDQLDLLKEIMGTIPGVGPDTNPRVLRGILDRAKSNLLTPGDLDRSPEPFISGLPRAAAAEVYRRYEARKKGQNAIDFGDLITETVRLFREVPGVLDRVQDRARFIHVDEYQDTNKAQYELTRLLVSRDRNLLVVGDPDQSIYKFRGADIQNILDFQKDYPDAKVYMLEHNYRSSARVLGLANKLIENNSERLEKTLRAVKEDGHPVMFHRATDHRAEGDFVAEWLTRLHGEGLKFTDMAVLYRTNAQSRVIEESLRRVQIPAKIVGGLSFYDRREIKDILAYARLAINPEDDVALRRIVGRPKRGIGDTALERLMEWARINGTSLLTACAHAQERNILDRGAQKPVEFAKLMHEMSEAADNYEPGPFLRFVVEHSGYLDLLRQEGQEGQVRMENLDELVNAAEEWSQSNEGTIADFLDDAALLSSVDDMRAGRENRDVPEDAVTLMTLHNAKGLEFPVVFIVGTEEGLLPSKNALQEPGGIEEERRLFYVGITRAMDRLFLTAAQNRMQYGKTNSTEDSRFLEELGDGFDAVDPYGQVIDYRAKTWREFRPDVLTRASAVKNTSPMTEGMAYRGGEKVRHPKFGEGQVLAVAGVGDRQEVTVHFPTVGAKKLLVKFANLTKM
- a CDS encoding ExeM/NucH family extracellular endonuclease, giving the protein MTRSARKTPFTPHRSLLAGLLALASCSQVPQVAVPAAPAIPTRAPLKSLGVYELSVTGANTASPSATIRPTGLQGQAQEVGGLTFAPVSFGTFTDEATRTRHLRATFRVTNGSGQALTAPAYIPLDTEGTGATVGNTPFLGVQYFDGSDASARAGDIAVDTPRRVNSATGAIEADPSATPLVGNLNAGDLQVSVPAGQQLAGVAHQGWQGGAVAPGGEQVVTFAAKVPMAASSAQDPFAFRLVFSVADNPGTLSLTNVADVQGTTASGDAPSPLAGQGVTVEGVVTLVAPGLSGYFLQEEGLDADGKADTSDGLFVFCGQSCPTLSAGDRVRASGTVAEFRRSYTYNKGQPSEVVVTAPAAVTQLTNTTTTLLASGNALPAPVVLAPDAPEADRERYEGMRVRTTGVVTNNFPLGRFGSVDLATARISNYTQLNAPDKTGYAAFLADLPNRALRVDDVSTAQNPAGVFGRGGQPLSAGNTLRGGDTGDVTGVLHYDHDGYGNRSGSAFAYRVEAQSAQFTPTNPRLSTPENVGGSLRVASMNVLNFFTTLDGTGNTCTAGGTGSGGTTSGQAPRGANTCDEFSRQRQKIVSAIRGLNPDVLGVLEMQNDFSRGADSSIANLVGALNDPATGGTAGQFAYVNPGHNVGTDAISVALIYQPARVQPVGQLAILDNTVDPTYTDTCNRPTLAQTFQSAANGGRFTAVMAHLKSKGSACGTLGDADQGDGQGNGYEARQNAATAIVNWLSTHPTGVAEDDRILMGDLNAYRMEVPLQTLNAGGYGNLFGPESYSYQFDSQWGSLDHALATASLSAQVTGQTKWHINSDEPTVLDYNTEFKTAAQQGSLYAPDPFRSSDHDPLLIGLNLTPDAPIVSNPAPTVVLTPDTDSAAVTVGGSSVSRSFTAVGTNATGNLTVTVTPQGGAPALVTAPATATSGTPFKVTVFAPTGTTPGTYTYGLKAGDSGASDTSTLTVTVTAGTGGGAAAQPWINEFHYDNAGPDANEFVEVVVPSGVDPANLKVYLYNGNPAQLKLYGVTSGYALGTGAASGSYTVHTVNIPASTGLQNGNLAGNEPDGIALCEGTTLVEFLSYEGTFTPTDGCAAGAQSTNVGVVEDGSAGGTSIQRSGTGSKAADFSWSVATPASAGAVNAGQTLN
- a CDS encoding lasso peptide biosynthesis B2 protein; translated protein: MTLPDPSILVRALTTDPPQIGPEDVPHLLAAGLAGQVRMRLPQDHPLRAALRPGQLALGARHALIRAEVRLLLAAWAREGIPAMLFKGFALAEFEYGTPGERFYGDVDVLIPEDPTTVMRAVHIAISHGWRSDGQHAAPERWTHESAHLFSPGGQVRLDVHRFAVGWVSGTQERVRRVTAALWAKAGAVDWAGVPVWRPDLVDAVVFNLALGRQWSGDVGGLKPADYADLQRLTARHALTGTQLAARAREVGATHTWAAFREACDPLERHFALGSPDVGPTLVRAVQRDGLLGRRAVWQRRLIRLPRLLRWLPRLLPDAFAAWWAVRSGGDPRVPLARWTPASPPRPLALAEVQDAVLAAGWLTRLLYPRQSRVGTCVPRAYTTYRALRRLGHPVVFVSGVARTSRGIQGHAWVEDAHGTIDAYEEPLNRERFPEVFHFPAGERCP
- a CDS encoding NUDIX hydrolase, which encodes MTDIRLPLGNVKFSVRVAILCVRGDRVLANTEDHIDFWFLPGGALATEEDVLSCAAREWQEEVGLPAGTMRLVGVLENFFGPPEKRQHEIGFYFRMEAPTELSEERFRVLDNPDVWCEWVPIAEAASRPVYPLALTEFLKVGPGEVLHRVERGQPKPGSKAPSTEMEVDTRVFR
- a CDS encoding PqqD family protein, coding for MWETDPDVLVTDLGDELILMHAGQGLMFSLNATGRAAWLALPGTPEAVVAALCAAFEVDITQAEADARALLAELAARGVVRRT
- a CDS encoding class I SAM-dependent rRNA methyltransferase, with the protein product MTKASKRASVTLKPGAVRRITGRYPFGHTGDIGEADAGILPGEVVEVRAPDRALLGLGYFNPQGATPLRMLTWSKEDIDLKFYRSRVRRALERRAGRITGTDAMRVLHAEADGMPGVVADRFGDVLSVQLRNAGVERHRDLVLRALREETGAAAAFERSDTGERRREGLELNTGVLWGDVPERVTFHEDDLALHFAPMDAQKTGFFLDQRDNRRLMRSLVQLGEGFLDVYSYTGGFSLHAARAGAVPVALDKDDKALAVLEREARENGVKVGVRWGDALETLRALEREKRTFGAVVLDPPTLAKRKDDVPRAKRIFTDGAAHALRMMRPGGHLLISTCAHYIRVDDLLDAARVAAGEANCGAEVVAVTYQPADHPQLLSVPESLYLKSILLQKEP